A section of the Lepus europaeus isolate LE1 chromosome 10, mLepTim1.pri, whole genome shotgun sequence genome encodes:
- the LOC133767838 gene encoding histone H3.3A-like: MARTKQTARNSTGGKSPRKQLATKAARKSAPSTGRVKKPHRCRPSTVALREIRRYQKSTELLICKLLFQRLVREIAQDFKTDLHFQSAAIGALQEASEAYLVGLFEDTNLCAIHAKRVTIMPKDIQLAHRIHGERA, translated from the coding sequence ATGGCTCGTACAAAGCAGACTGCCCGCAATTCGACTGGTGGTAAATCACCCAGGAAGCAACTGGCTACAAAAGCCGCTCGCAAGAGTGCACCCTCTACTGGAAGGGTGAAGAAACCTCATCGTTGCAGGCCCAGTACTGTGGCACTTCGTGAAATCAGACGTTATCAGAAGTCCACTGAGCTTCTGATTTGCAAACTCCTCTTCCAGCGTCTGGTGCGAGAAATCGCTCAGGACTTCAAAACAGATCTGCACTTCCAGAGCGCAGCTATTGGTGCTTTGCAGGAGGCAAGTGAGGCCTATCTGGTTGGCCTTTTTGAAGACACCAACCTGTGTGCTATCCATGCCAAACGTGTAACAATTATGCCAAAAGACATCCAGCTAGCACACCGCATACATGGAGAACGTGCTTAA